DNA sequence from the Methylacidiphilum kamchatkense Kam1 genome:
AATTTATTTGGGTTTATTTAGGGTTTTCAAACGGCCCCTTTCAACTGAATCCTCAAGAAATTGCAGAAGGCAACTTTTATTCCTTTTCCTGGATCAACTTCAAATTAGCCACTGAACCTGAATCTTTTTCCAATGCTTTCGCCTATATATGGCAATGTTTCACCGGCTATAAAAAATGCCATCTGTTATGAAGGAACTAATGAGTACACCATGAGATACATAAAAAAGCTTCCGAGGAGAACCATTAGATGCCAAAGATTATGGAAATTAAAATTCCTGCTTTGAGGCCATTTGAGAATGTAACTGAAAGCACCAATTGTATAAATTATCCCCCCACTTAATGCATAATCCAAAGAAACTTTTGAAAGATGGATTCTCGGTAAAAACAAAATTCCTACCCAACCCATTCCCAAATAAAATCCTGTATATAACCATCTAGAAGGATAGGAAAAAAAATTTTTATAAGAATACCAGTTATTGCTATCGCCCACATAAGGGCAAGTAGCATTACCCTGTATTCCTTATCGGCAGCTTTTACAATAACAGGCGTATAAGTAGCTGCAATGAGAATATAAATCGAACAATGATCTAATTTCCTAAAGGAGGGAAGCAGTTTAGAAGTAATATCTACAGAATGATAGAGGCTACTGGAGACAAACATGAAGATCAAACTGAGTCCATAAATCAGATTATCCAATGGATTGATGGAACTCCGCAAATCTTTAAAGAAGAGAACTTCAAGGCCTATGACAGAGAGTATGGCCCCAAAAACATGCGAATAGGTATTAAAAGGCTCTCTGATTTTTTTCACTATGTCCGTTCCTCATGATTCATAA
Encoded proteins:
- a CDS encoding hemolysin III family protein — translated: MGWVGILFLPRIHLSKVSLDYALSGGIIYTIGAFSYILKWPQSRNFNFHNLWHLMVLLGSFFMYLMVYSLVPS
- the trhA gene encoding PAQR family membrane homeostasis protein TrhA, producing MKKIREPFNTYSHVFGAILSVIGLEVLFFKDLRSSINPLDNLIYGLSLIFMFVSSSLYHSVDITSKLLPSFRKLDHCSIYILIAATYTPVIVKAADKEYRVMLLALMWAIAITGILIKIFFPILLDGYIQDFIWEWVG